Genomic window (Polyangia bacterium):
GACAGCACGTCCAATGTCACCGAATCCAGCGGTTTCTCATTCAACAACCTGCGCATCGAAGCGCCCGACGAGAGCGGACTGGTCGGTTACTGGAAATTCGACGAGGGCCAGGGCACGGTCATCCACGACGCCTCCGGAACCGGCAACGACGGGACCCTGACCTCGACGAGCTGGACGGATTCGACGCCGCCTGCGATCGATTTCGACAACCATGCCGGCGTCACATTCAACGGCAGCACCTCTTACGGTGTGTTGGGCACGACCTCGCTCCCGGCGAACAACGCTTCCCAAAGCATTTCGTTTTGGTTCAACAGCGGTACCAACGCCGGCGGCACCGGCAACGATATGGTGACGTTGTGGAACGGCGGTTCCAGCAGCGTCACTTCAGTCGGCATCGTTGGTGCCGGCCTCCTTGGCGTATGGAAATGGGGACCGATCACACTGGTCTCGACGTCAGCACCATCGACCGGCGCGTGGCACCATGTCGTCTACACGTACAAAAGCACCGGCACCGTGAACACCCTTTACGTTGACGGAGTGTCCGTCAGCACCAGCACCACGGCGCCCAACTCGGCCACGCCCACCGCCGCCGAGATCGGCGGATTCAACGGCTCCAATCTCTATACTGGCTCGATCGATGACCTGCGCATCTATAACGTCACGCTGACCGCGACTCAAGTCGCCAATCTGTATGCCGGCGGCTATTCCGGTGTGGGCAGCAACACCGTCGTCACCCTGGGCGCCAACCTGACCGTGAACAAGACGCTGGCCATCGACGATGGCACCCTCGACACCAGCACCTTCACAGTCAACGCGGCCGCCACCGATTCGACCCAGACCGCGACTGTCAACGGCACTCTGAAGGTTGGTTCGAACACGGCCACCTTCAACGGCGGGCTGACCATCGGAAAACTGGGCAGCGTCACGGAGAACACGGCGGGCGGCAAGGTCGCCCTTGGCACGAGGGGGGTGGTCGAGTTCGACGAACCTTCCGGCGGGGCGGTGGGGTTCCCGACGGCGGCGTTCAACTGGAACACGTTCGCCTTCTGGCGAGAGTACGTCACGTACAGTTCGTACGTCGGGGCTTCGACCGCGGACACGGTGCTGGCGATGACCGCGGACGGCGGGACGAAATATTCCTGGCCACTCCCATCTGCGCATGGATCCCTGGTCGGCACGCCGCGCTGGAACACGGAAGGCACGTCTCCCGGCACGCAGTACATCTACCTCATCACAACGACCGGCTACGTCTACAAGGTGCTGGACGACGGCACGCAGCTCGCCACGGTCTCGGGGTGGCCCTATCACAACGGCGCGTCCGCCACCGCCACCTCTCCTCTCGCCAACGATTCCAGCAATCTTTACTGGAGCGGTTTCGCCGGCGACGGGACTACCCCCAAGATATTCAGCCTGACGCTGGCCGGCGTTCTGAACGGCACGGGGTTGACCATCGCTTCGAACGTCACCGCGGCACCGGCCTTGGCGACGGTCAGCGCAACGCCCTACGTCTTCTTCGCCATCGCCAGTCACGTCTATCAGGAGACACTGACCCTGGGGACACAAATTACCAGCACCCAGCCGACGACTGCGGTCAACGGCCGCGTCACTGTCTACAACAACATCATTTATTTTCCCGAAAACAACGGCAAGGTCTGGGCTCTCAATGCGTCAGCCAGTGCTCCGACCACGGCCTGGTCTTATCAGGATGCCACCGGGGCCGTGGTCAGCAATATCTACGTGGACGTTACGGCCAATCGTACCTGTTTCGGGGATGCGGCCGGCTACATCTATGTGCTCAACAGCGCCGGCGCGGCGTTGACCGGATTTCCCTGGCAGATCTCGTCCAGCGACGTTTTTTCGATTGCCCCGCTGTCACGAAACGGCGTCCTCCTGATCGGCACCGCCGCTGGCAAGGTCTACGAAATCGATGAGACCAACGGGACCACCAGGGCTCTGACTCACACGTATACGTTGCCGGGAGGGGCCGCCGTATCGAGCATCTCGTTCAACTCGTCAGCCAATGCCGGCAACGGCGCCTACACGGTCGGCACGTCGGACGGCAAGCTCTACTATATCAACGCAGGCACTGATCCGACGTCGGGGAACCCATGAAGCGCCGCGCTTGCATGGTCTTCCTGGCTGGCCTGACCCTGGCGTCTGCACAGGTCCTGGCCGCGGACTGGCCCGACATGGGCCTTGGATCGGCGCGCGCCCGCTTGAGCGCCGAGGTGCTGGGGCCATCCTTCGGTCGCACACCGTCGTGGGCCAGCCGGCTGCCGCCTCTGCGCGACACCAGTTATCTCGCGTTGCTGGCATCGCCCGCCGCGGCCGACGGCTTCGTGGTGATCGGTACCTCCACCAACCGCCTGCGGGCCCTGCGCGAAACTGACGGCGAGTTGCTGTGGGAGGTGCCAACCCGGGACGCCGTGTTCTCGTCGCCGGTGCTGTACCGCGGGCGCGCCTACGCGGCTTCGCTGCGGGGCGATCTGTCGGCGGTCAACCTGGCGAACGGCTCGGTGGCGTGGAGCAGTGATCTGGGTGGCGAGGTCTATGCCGCGCCGGCGATCGCCGATGATGCTCTTTACGTTGCCGTGGGCAGCCCGGCGCCGGCGCTGGTGCGTCTCGATCTCCAGACCGGCGCGGTGATGTGGACGGCCGCAGTTGGCGCCCAGCCTCTTCGCAGCGCGCCGGCGGTCGCGGATGGCCACGTCATCGTCGGTGAATCGGATGGCACCTGGCACGGTGTCTCCGCCGCCACGGGAGCGGTCGAGTGGACCACGGCCGTCCCCGGGATCGTGCAAATGACCGGGCCGCTGATCCAGCAAGGGACGATCTACCTCGTGCCGGCGGGGCCGACGCTGAAGCTGTACGCGCTGGATCTGGCCACGGGGCAGCCGCGCCAGGGATGGCCGCTGGCGGTCACGCTGCCGGACGATTCGCTGGCCGGCGTGCGGATCACCACCAATCACGTGACCTCGTCGCTGGCCAGTGCTGGCGCGAATCTGGTCGCCTTCCAGGTTCGGCGCGAGGAGCGCATCGATACTGACGGCGACGGCGTCGTGGACACGATCACGATGGCAGAGTTCGTGGCCGGCGTTGACGTGGGCTACACGACGACGGCCTGGCTTGCGCAAGGTACCCGCGTCGTGACCCACGATGACAACGCGGTGCCAATGTACGGGATCGCGTCGACACCGGCGGCGTTCGCAGGCCGGGGCGGCGTCCTTTTGACGGTCGCGTCCGGGTTGAGCAACCGTTTTCAAACCTTGAGCGGCGCCACCGGAACCGTGCGTGCCAGCGGCGCTCTGGGCGGCGTCACACGCGGCTCGCCCATCGTCACCAACGCGGGCCTCATCATCGGCACCGACGACGGCGCCTTGGTTCGACTGCCGTCGACGGCGAACCAGCCGCCGGCCGCGCCGGCCGCGCAATTTTTCCCGCCCGTCGGCGCGCAGGCCGACCTCAAGAACGTTCGTCTGGAATGGGGCGCGTCGCTCGAGCCTGACGGCGACGCCGTGAGCTACATCGTTCGCTGGGATTCAGACGGTGAGGTGCTGAGAGATTGGGCAGGCGAGCTGGTCACGTCGAGTGAGCAGACCACGGTCCGGTTGCCGGCCTTGCCCGCCGGGGGCACGTACACCTGGGCGGTCCGGGCGCGCGACGCGAAGGGCGCGCTGTCCGCGTGGTCGGCGCGGCAGACCTTCGAGGCCGTCGCCCCGCCCCCGGTGGCGATCGGCGGGCAGCAATTTGGCGACCTCGCATCGGCGTTGGCCGCAGCGACGGCCGGCAGCGTGGTGTCGCTGGGGGCGGGAACTTATCCCTTGGTCGATTCGCTGTCGGTTCCGCCGGGTGTCACCCTGGCGGGCGCCGGACCGCACCTCACCGTGCTCTCGGGTCAGGGCCTATCAGCGGCCGTGGTCATCAACGGCGGCACCCCAGGCCAGCCGGCTCTACGGTCACTGACCGTGGCGAACGCGGCGGTCGGCGTGCGCGTCGATGGTGGCCACGACGTCGAGTTGCGCAACGTCATCCTTCGCGACAACACTGAAGCCGGCTTGCGCGTGCTGGCGAACGCGACCGCCAGCCTGATCAACGGCACGGTACTGCGAAACGCCGTCGGCACCGACGTCGACGGCACGACGTCGATCCGAAATTCGCTGATCACGGCGAACGCCATCGGCCTTTCGGCCGGAAGCACCGGACTTATCACCACGACCTATTCGAACGTCGCCGAGAACACCACCGCCGATCGCCGCGGCGTCGCGGCTGGGAACGGCGATCTGACGGTCGCGGTGCAATTCGTCGCCGCGAACGACTACCGTCTTGCCGCCGCGCAGAGGACCACCGACCACGGCGATCCCACCGACGCTTTCGACCAGGAACCGCAACCGAACGGCACTCGCATCAACATCGGGGCTTTCGGCAACACGCCGTTCGCCGAGCTCAGCGTGTGGTCGACCGCGCTGGTTCCCCAGAGCGGCGCAGGCGCCACACCGGTCGCCGTTACTCCGGCCGCGCCCGGCACGAATGGCGATGGTGGTTGCGCCGTGGCGACCGGCCGATGGTCGGGCTCTGACACGGTGAACCTTACGCTGATCGCTCTGGCAATCATCAGTGCAGCCCGCCGACGGCGGCGCCAAGGGCCTGCTTAGAAAGTATTTCATTCACAGGGCGCGACGACCATCTGCCAGCGGTGGTGTCGCGACGGCTTGTATGGGGCCAGGACACCATCAACCAAATTGGGGACGGAAGGCCTTCCCCCGCCGCTGCCCTCTCCAAACTATCACCGGATTTTTAACGTTTGATGTTATATTTCCTGGGTCGCCATGATCGTCGACCGTCGCCTCCGTGCCTCGATCGAGGCCCAATTGCGCGTGAATCCAGCGGTGGTCCTGCTCGGACCCCGTCAGGTTGGCAAGACGACCCTGGCTCGAGAGATCGCGGGGAAGCGCAGGACCGCCGCCGTCTATTTGGACCTCGAGCGGCCCGCCGATCGCCGGCGAATGGACGATGCCGACGCTTATCTGCGTGCCCAGGCCGGCAAGCTCGTGGTCGTCGACGAGATCCACAGGGCTCCGGAGCTGTTCGGCACACTTCGTGGCATCATTGATGACCGACGTCGGCAGGGAGATCGGACCGGCCACTTCTTGCTTCTGGGCTCGGCGTCTCTCGACTTGATGAAACAGGCGTCGGAAACGTTGGCCGGGCGGGTCGTCTACGTCGAGCTCGCGCCGATGGACGCCTTGGAGATCGCCGGACGCACGGGTGACCTGAACCGAATCTGGTCACGCGGCGGTTTTCCAGAGAGCTTGCTTGCGCGAAGCGAGAAGGACAGCCTGCAATGGCGTCGCGCGTTTGTGCGCAGCTATCTCGAAAGAGACGTGCCGATGTTCGCGCCGCGAATGCCTGCCGAAACCGTGGGCCGCCTGTGGACGATGCTCGCGCACGGGCAAGGCACTCTCCTGAACCAATCCAGCCTCGCCGCCGGCTTGGCCGTCTCGACACCTGCCGTAGGTCGATACGTCGATCTGCTCGTGGATCTCATGTTGGTCAGACGCCTCCGTCCCTGGAGCGGCAACGTAGGCAAGCGATTGGTACGAACGCCCAAAACCTACGTGCGCGATAGCGGCATCACCCACGCGCTACTCGATCTCGAGACCTGGAACGACGTCGTCGGACACCCAGTCGCCGGCCCGAGCTGGGAGGGCTTCGCCATCGAGAACCTCATCGCGGCCGCTGGCGATACGCGTATACCTTTCTTCTACCGGACGGAGGACGGTGCTGAAGTGGACCTGCTCTTCGAGCGAGCTGGCAAGGTCGAGATGGTGGTCGAAATCAAGCGCTCGACCGCACCCGAGGTCTCTCGAGGCTTCCACTCGGCGCGAGCGGTCCTCAAGCCGGCGGAGAGTTTTCTCCTGCACGGGGGCACTGGGACCTGGCCGGTAGACAAGAACATCACGGCGATCACCCTTCGAGATCTAATGGGTCGGCTCTTGTCCGGTTAGAACCTGGCGAGCCACAAGCCGATGTTGCTGTCCAGCGGCGGCTCGGCGCGGCGAACAGGGTTTTTTGCGAAAAAATTACGAAAGAACTCAAACCAAAAAACCCACAAAAAACAGTGAAATCAAGGTGACCGGGGCCACGGCCCAAAGTATTGAATTTGCTTACATTTGCTCTGGCGCGGAGCATAATCGACCGTTTTCTTCCTGACCCCGTTTCAAGAACGTGCGAAGCGGTCTGGTTGTGCTAGAAAAGACCGTCGTGAACACCGGGGCGTCGAAGGGTGGTATGGCTCGAGCCAAAGCGCTGAGCGCCGAGCGTCGCGCCGAGATCGCCCGCATTGCTGGCCAAGCACGGGCGGCCAAATTGAGCCCGATTCAACGCAGCGAGCTGGCGCACCTGGCCGCCGTGGCGCGCTGGAGCCGCCGTCCCCGGGTGGCCACCGCCAAGGATGCCCCGGGCGCGGTCAAACGCGCCCTGCGGAACTGCAACCCCGCCGAGCTGGTCTGGGCCGACCCGGGCCATCGTTACATGATCGCCTGGCAGGTCATGGTTCGCGGCGCTCCCGCCGCCGTCAAATGGCTGCGCAATCTGCTGCGCCCGAAAGACATCCGCGAGCTGGTGCGCCGCAATCGCGGCGTCGGCTGCACCGAGCCCGAGCGAGAAAAGCTGCGCAAGAAGCTGCGGCTGTCTTCGGTCGAAATTCCCGTCCGCCCGTACTGACGGCGGCCCGGGCTGCCGCTCGTCGAAATCTTTTTCGGCGGCTTTTTTCCCTGGCGTTGGTGGCTGCGACGTTCGGTTTCCCGGCGCTGGCGACCCGCGCGCTGGCGGCGCCCATCAAGGTCGTCACGCCCGGCGAACAAAACACCCAGAGCACCGAAGCCACCTGGCCGCTTTACCCCAAGCTGATGCAGACCGCGCTGGGGGCCGGGTACAGCGTACTGAACAACGGGGACATCAGCGGGTCGGTGCTGTCCAGTTACACGGGCCAGCCCATGGGCGTGCATCCATTCGCCACGCCCGGGCAGCCGACCTACGACACCAGCATCAATCCGCCGCCGGACATCGTCATCATCGGCCCCTTCGGCGAGCACGATCTGCGCGTGGTCCTGGTAGCGCAATGGAAAAGCCTGGCCACCGTGACGGCGTTCGCCAAGGACTACGACTCGCTGGTCACCGATTACACCAGGCTTTCCAGCAAGCCGCGCGTGTTCGTCACCACGCCGATCGTGCTGCCGAACTTCAACCCGCCCGACACCATGAACTTCGTCAAGGGCGTGGTGCTGCCGGCGGTGCAGCAGGTGGCGGCGGCGCGCAGCCTGCCGGTGATCGATCTTTACACCGAGTTCTCGAACAACCTGGCCACGTACATGGGCACCGACGGTCAGGTCAACGCCAAGGGACAGGTGAAGATCTCGGACATGATCGTCGCCGCGATCAAAGCCGACACCGGCGCCGATGGTGGCACTGACGCCATCGACGCGGCGGCCAGCAATGACGCGCATGACGCGGCCAGTTCCATGGACACCGCAACGCTGGACGTCGGATCCGCAACCGGAACGGGCGGCGCGGGCGGCAGCGCCGGAACCGGCGGCGCGGCGGGCGGCGGCAGCGGTGGTTCCTCTGGCACCACCGGCTCGGGCGGCAGCACGAAAGGAAACACCGGCTCGGGCGGCGCATCGGCCGGCGGCAGCGGCGGGCAATCGACATCGTCGGGTGGCGGTTCGTCGGGCTGTGCATTCGTTGGGGCCAGCGGACGCGATGGCGGCCGATCGAAGTGGCCGGCGTGGTTGCTGCTGTCCTTCGGAATTGTGTCGCTGCGCCGACGACGCCGATAGCGCGCGCGTTCTCTCCGCGGTCCAAGCAGGCAGAAACTAGAACCCGGACCGCAGTCCGTGTCATGATGCGCCACCTTCGTGGCTCTCAAGATCAATCATCCGGCATTCACATCGGTTGACGGCGAGATCTTCACGCAGACCTTTGCGCCGGATTGCATGGCGCACGCCTGTCTCTGCCGCGAAGAAGACAATCGGCAGCGCAACGACGCCTGCTGCCGCTTTGGCGCAGACGTCCTCATCCCGGAGAAAGCGGCCATCCTGGGCCGCACGCGTGAAATCGCGGCGGTGCTGAGCGAAAGGCGGCGCGATCCGACCGGCTGGTTCGATGACAACGATCCGGAACGCGATCCCGACGCGCCCGGCGGCATCCTGCTTCGCACCGCCACGCAACGTCCGGGCGTCGAGACCTCGGGCTGCATCTTCCTGGACCACACCGGCGAGCGCGGCTGCGGCCTGCACCGAGCGGCGCTGCAGTTCGGTTTTGATCCGGCGGAGATCAAGCCGGCGGTCTGCCGCCTTTATCCCTTGTCGGCCAGCAAGCGCCGCCTCAGCCTGAGCCCTGACTTCGACTGGTATTCCTGCGCCGGCCACAGCGGCCCGACGGTGTACCGGCTGATGCGCGGCGTGCTGGTTTCGCTCTTCGGCCAAGAGCTCACCACCGAATTGGACAAGCTCGAGAGCCAATACCTGCGGCGGCGTTTGCGCGTGGCCAGCACGGCGGCGACGGGCGCAACCAGCAGCCGGCGGCCGACCAACGACGAGACGTCGACCGGCGAGACGACCTAGCCGTCGTCTTCATCGCCCTGGCCATGCCCGCGTCGCGCCGCCCGCCCGTCGACGATGCGCTGGCCGCCCTGTGCGCTGGCGAGCGCGGGTTCGTGCTGGGTGCGGCCTGGATGGGCAGCGCCAGGGTGACGGCGGACGGCTTGATCGCCGATGAAGCGCAGCGCTGCCGGCAGGCCGGTGCGGCGCTGGACGCGCTGCCGGCCGCCGAACGCGCGGCGACCCTGGCGCGCTGGAGCGGCCGGCTGACCGATCCGATTCCCGCGGGCCTGGCCGAGGTGCATACGGATTGGCTGCGCCAAGTGATGCTGCCCCATTCGATCTGGCTTCTGCGCGCCGCGGTCGATGGCCTGCCCGCCGCCGTGGTGGCGATCGCCGCCGCCATCGCCCGCGAGCGCGGCGATGACGAAGGCCAGCTATCGCCGCCGCTGGCGGACGAATCGCTGGCCGCCGTCCGACGCGTGCTGTTCGCCGACATCGTCAGCGTCGACGCCGAACCAGCGGACGGGCCGCGGCTGTCGTCCTTGGTCGCCCAAGGCGCCGAGACGCTGGGGGTGTCGCTGCGGGGCGCACCGCGGCCGGTGATCGCACGCGCGGCGGCGCAGATTGGACAGCCGGCCGCGCAGCGCCTGCTCGACGCCGCCGCCCGCGCCGGCAGCCCCACCGAACGACAGGCCGCGCGCGATCGGGTAGGCCAGGTTCGGCCGCAGGACACGCGCCTGGGCGCCGCCGCCGCCATCGGCGTGTACCAACTGGCGGAGTCACTGATCGACGAAACGGAGGACGGCGTCCTGGCCATCGCCCAACGATTGCCGCTGCCGGTGGGCGACCTTTTGCTGGACGCCGTTGGTCGGTCCCGGGCCCGCCGTTGATCGCCGCACCCGACGAGCGGCGGCGGTTCCATGTTAGAGATCGCTCGGAAGCGCGCTGATGGGTCGCGTGATCAAGGGTCTTGGGCATCGGGTGCCGGGCGTGCTGCTGGACGCTCAGGCGCAGGCGGCGGCGTTGCTGGCCACCGCGCGCGCCGACGCCGACCGTCTGCGCACCGACGCGCAAACCGCCTTCGAACAGGCGCGCCAGCGCGGGTATGCCGACGGCCGCGACGCAGCCGCCACCGAAGTCATCTCGATCGTGCTGGGGGCGCGCGCCGAACAGCAGCAGGCGCTGGCCGCTGCCGGTCCAACGGCGGCGTCGCTGGCGGTGCGCATGGCCGCCAAGATCGTTGGGCATGCCGTCGAGACCACGCCGACCGTGATGGCCGAGATCGCCGGCCAGGCTTTGCGCGCCGGGCGGGCGCGCGCCGGCCGGGTGAAGTTACGCGTGCATCCCGCCGATCGCGCCGCGCTGGTGGCGGCCCGACCGACCCTGATCGCGCAGTTGGCGGCGGGCGCTGCGCTGGAGCTGGTCGACGATCCGATGGTGGGACGTTACGGCTGCATCGTCGAAACCAGCGCCGGTCGGTTGGACGCCCGCCTGGAAACGCAGCTGGCCCTGCTGGAAAAAGCGCTCCTCGGCGCGCCCGCCCATGACTGAT
Coding sequences:
- a CDS encoding LamG-like jellyroll fold domain-containing protein gives rise to the protein DSTSNVTESSGFSFNNLRIEAPDESGLVGYWKFDEGQGTVIHDASGTGNDGTLTSTSWTDSTPPAIDFDNHAGVTFNGSTSYGVLGTTSLPANNASQSISFWFNSGTNAGGTGNDMVTLWNGGSSSVTSVGIVGAGLLGVWKWGPITLVSTSAPSTGAWHHVVYTYKSTGTVNTLYVDGVSVSTSTTAPNSATPTAAEIGGFNGSNLYTGSIDDLRIYNVTLTATQVANLYAGGYSGVGSNTVVTLGANLTVNKTLAIDDGTLDTSTFTVNAAATDSTQTATVNGTLKVGSNTATFNGGLTIGKLGSVTENTAGGKVALGTRGVVEFDEPSGGAVGFPTAAFNWNTFAFWREYVTYSSYVGASTADTVLAMTADGGTKYSWPLPSAHGSLVGTPRWNTEGTSPGTQYIYLITTTGYVYKVLDDGTQLATVSGWPYHNGASATATSPLANDSSNLYWSGFAGDGTTPKIFSLTLAGVLNGTGLTIASNVTAAPALATVSATPYVFFAIASHVYQETLTLGTQITSTQPTTAVNGRVTVYNNIIYFPENNGKVWALNASASAPTTAWSYQDATGAVVSNIYVDVTANRTCFGDAAGYIYVLNSAGAALTGFPWQISSSDVFSIAPLSRNGVLLIGTAAGKVYEIDETNGTTRALTHTYTLPGGAAVSSISFNSSANAGNGAYTVGTSDGKLYYINAGTDPTSGNP
- a CDS encoding PQQ-binding-like beta-propeller repeat protein; this encodes MKRRACMVFLAGLTLASAQVLAADWPDMGLGSARARLSAEVLGPSFGRTPSWASRLPPLRDTSYLALLASPAAADGFVVIGTSTNRLRALRETDGELLWEVPTRDAVFSSPVLYRGRAYAASLRGDLSAVNLANGSVAWSSDLGGEVYAAPAIADDALYVAVGSPAPALVRLDLQTGAVMWTAAVGAQPLRSAPAVADGHVIVGESDGTWHGVSAATGAVEWTTAVPGIVQMTGPLIQQGTIYLVPAGPTLKLYALDLATGQPRQGWPLAVTLPDDSLAGVRITTNHVTSSLASAGANLVAFQVRREERIDTDGDGVVDTITMAEFVAGVDVGYTTTAWLAQGTRVVTHDDNAVPMYGIASTPAAFAGRGGVLLTVASGLSNRFQTLSGATGTVRASGALGGVTRGSPIVTNAGLIIGTDDGALVRLPSTANQPPAAPAAQFFPPVGAQADLKNVRLEWGASLEPDGDAVSYIVRWDSDGEVLRDWAGELVTSSEQTTVRLPALPAGGTYTWAVRARDAKGALSAWSARQTFEAVAPPPVAIGGQQFGDLASALAAATAGSVVSLGAGTYPLVDSLSVPPGVTLAGAGPHLTVLSGQGLSAAVVINGGTPGQPALRSLTVANAAVGVRVDGGHDVELRNVILRDNTEAGLRVLANATASLINGTVLRNAVGTDVDGTTSIRNSLITANAIGLSAGSTGLITTTYSNVAENTTADRRGVAAGNGDLTVAVQFVAANDYRLAAAQRTTDHGDPTDAFDQEPQPNGTRINIGAFGNTPFAELSVWSTALVPQSGAGATPVAVTPAAPGTNGDGGCAVATGRWSGSDTVNLTLIALAIISAARRRRRQGPA
- a CDS encoding ATP-binding protein, whose protein sequence is MIVDRRLRASIEAQLRVNPAVVLLGPRQVGKTTLAREIAGKRRTAAVYLDLERPADRRRMDDADAYLRAQAGKLVVVDEIHRAPELFGTLRGIIDDRRRQGDRTGHFLLLGSASLDLMKQASETLAGRVVYVELAPMDALEIAGRTGDLNRIWSRGGFPESLLARSEKDSLQWRRAFVRSYLERDVPMFAPRMPAETVGRLWTMLAHGQGTLLNQSSLAAGLAVSTPAVGRYVDLLVDLMLVRRLRPWSGNVGKRLVRTPKTYVRDSGITHALLDLETWNDVVGHPVAGPSWEGFAIENLIAAAGDTRIPFFYRTEDGAEVDLLFERAGKVEMVVEIKRSTAPEVSRGFHSARAVLKPAESFLLHGGTGTWPVDKNITAITLRDLMGRLLSG
- a CDS encoding FliH/SctL family protein gives rise to the protein MGRVIKGLGHRVPGVLLDAQAQAAALLATARADADRLRTDAQTAFEQARQRGYADGRDAAATEVISIVLGARAEQQQALAAAGPTAASLAVRMAAKIVGHAVETTPTVMAEIAGQALRAGRARAGRVKLRVHPADRAALVAARPTLIAQLAAGAALELVDDPMVGRYGCIVETSAGRLDARLETQLALLEKALLGAPAHD